A genomic window from Streptomyces sp. WMMC940 includes:
- the gabT gene encoding 4-aminobutyrate--2-oxoglutarate transaminase, which produces MSAIPQERRVVTAIPGPKSQELQARRLSAVAGGVGSVLPVFTARAGGGIIEDIDGNRLIDFGSGIAVTTVGASAEAVVRRASAQLADFTHTCFMVTPYEGYVEVCEALAELTPGDHAKKSALFNSGAEAVENAVKIARAYTKRQAVVVFDHGYHGRTNLTMALTAKNMPYKNGFGPFAPEVYRVPVAYGYRWPTGPDNCGPEAAAQAIDQITKQIGADNVAAVIIEPVLGEGGFIEPAKGFLPAIAQFAKDNGIVFVADEIQSGFCRTGQWFACEDEGIVPDLITTAKGIAGGLPLSAVTGRAEIMDAAHAGGLGGTYGGNPVACAGALGAIETMREQDLNGKAKRIEEVMKGRLSSMAEKFDIIGDIRGRGAMIAIELVRDRATKEPNPEAAGALAKACHAEGVLVLTCGTYGNVLRFLPPLVIGEDLLNEGLDVIESALAGV; this is translated from the coding sequence ATGAGCGCAATTCCGCAGGAGCGCCGCGTCGTCACCGCCATCCCCGGCCCCAAGTCGCAGGAGCTGCAGGCCCGCCGTCTCTCCGCGGTCGCGGGCGGCGTGGGCTCCGTGCTGCCGGTGTTCACCGCCCGCGCCGGCGGCGGCATCATCGAGGACATCGACGGCAACCGTCTGATCGACTTCGGGTCCGGCATCGCCGTGACCACCGTGGGCGCCTCCGCCGAGGCCGTCGTACGCCGGGCCTCCGCGCAGCTCGCGGACTTCACCCACACCTGTTTCATGGTCACGCCCTACGAGGGTTACGTCGAGGTCTGCGAGGCCCTGGCCGAGCTCACGCCGGGCGACCACGCCAAGAAGTCCGCGCTGTTCAACTCCGGCGCCGAGGCCGTCGAGAACGCCGTCAAGATCGCGCGGGCCTACACCAAGCGCCAGGCCGTCGTCGTCTTCGACCACGGCTACCACGGCCGCACCAACCTCACCATGGCACTGACCGCGAAGAACATGCCGTACAAGAACGGCTTCGGCCCGTTCGCCCCCGAGGTGTACCGCGTCCCGGTCGCCTACGGCTACCGCTGGCCCACCGGCCCGGACAACTGCGGCCCCGAGGCCGCCGCCCAGGCCATCGACCAGATCACCAAGCAGATCGGCGCGGACAACGTCGCCGCGGTCATCATCGAGCCGGTCCTCGGCGAGGGCGGCTTCATCGAGCCGGCCAAGGGCTTCCTCCCGGCGATCGCGCAGTTCGCCAAGGACAACGGCATCGTCTTCGTCGCGGACGAGATCCAGTCCGGCTTCTGCCGCACCGGCCAGTGGTTCGCCTGCGAGGACGAGGGCATCGTCCCGGACCTGATCACGACCGCCAAGGGCATCGCCGGCGGTCTGCCGCTGTCCGCCGTCACCGGCCGCGCCGAGATCATGGACGCCGCGCACGCGGGCGGCCTCGGCGGCACCTACGGCGGCAACCCGGTCGCCTGCGCCGGTGCGCTCGGGGCCATCGAGACCATGCGCGAGCAGGACCTCAACGGCAAGGCCAAGCGCATCGAGGAGGTCATGAAGGGCCGCCTGTCCTCGATGGCGGAGAAGTTCGACATCATCGGCGACATCCGCGGCCGCGGCGCCATGATCGCCATCGAGCTGGTCAGGGACCGCGCCACCAAGGAGCCGAACCCGGAGGCCGCCGGCGCCCTCGCCAAGGCCTGCCACGCCGAGGGCGTCCTCGTGCTCACCTGCGGCACCTACGGCAACGTGCTCCGCTTCCTGCCCCCGCTGGTGATCGGCGAGGACCTGTTGAACGAGGGTCTGGACGTCATCGAGTCGGCGCTCGCGGGCGTCTGA
- a CDS encoding phosphatase PAP2 family protein, protein MLFALITWQVVGHGPLRALDEHVDRAVVGDGPAGLTELLADLGNVQVALPVLAAAVGLALHRRRPGPAAAVVVAMALVPALVAPLKELTDRPGPLTPETGYFPSGHAATAMVAYVGAALLVGSRLMPVAVLLTLATGIGLVLRGHHWPLDVLASWSLCGVLLAGAVMVSSRGRRRRGAGTPSRRTGPS, encoded by the coding sequence GTGCTCTTCGCGCTGATCACCTGGCAGGTCGTGGGGCACGGACCGCTGCGCGCACTGGACGAGCACGTCGACCGGGCGGTCGTGGGCGACGGACCCGCGGGCCTCACCGAACTCCTCGCCGATCTCGGCAACGTGCAGGTCGCACTGCCGGTCCTGGCCGCGGCCGTCGGTCTGGCGCTGCACCGGCGCCGACCGGGCCCCGCGGCGGCGGTCGTCGTCGCCATGGCCCTCGTACCGGCGCTGGTGGCACCGCTGAAGGAGCTGACCGACCGGCCCGGACCGCTGACCCCGGAGACGGGGTACTTCCCGTCGGGCCACGCCGCGACCGCGATGGTGGCGTACGTCGGCGCCGCCCTCCTCGTCGGCAGCCGGCTGATGCCCGTCGCCGTGCTGCTCACGCTGGCGACGGGCATCGGCCTGGTACTGCGCGGCCACCACTGGCCTCTGGACGTCCTCGCCAGCTGGTCCCTCTGCGGGGTGCTGCTGGCCGGTGCCGTCATGGTCAGCTCCAGGGGTAGGCGTCGAAGAGGCGCTGGAACTCCCAGCCGCCGAACCGGTCCCAGTTGA
- a CDS encoding NAD(P)/FAD-dependent oxidoreductase, giving the protein MAPAAMTFASSLSDAQPVPFWLEDPGKPAALPALTGDEQTDLLVVGGGYSGLWTALIAKERDPLRDVVLIEGREVGWAASGRNGGFCAASLTHGLANGLARWPDDMPRLEELGARNLDAIEAAVARHGIDCEFERTGEIDVATEPHQLDELREMHEEAGRLGFGGLELLDRDAVRAEVDSPTFLGGLWDREGVAMLHPAKLAWGLKRACLDLGVRIYENTRALDLSSAGAGMAVRTSYGRVFARRVALGTNVFPSLVKRIRPYTVPVYDYALMTEPLSPEQRAAIGWRNRQGLGDSANQFHYFRITADDRILWGGYDAIYPYGGKVSAEMDHRPETYLKLAGQFFECFPQLEGLRFTHAWGGAIDTCSRFSAFFGTAHGGRVAYAAGYTGLGVGATRFGADVMLDLLAGEQTERTGLEMVRRKPLPFPPEPVAWAGIGITKWSLARADARGGRRNLWLRTMDRLGLGFDS; this is encoded by the coding sequence ATGGCCCCAGCAGCCATGACCTTTGCCTCATCACTCTCCGACGCCCAGCCCGTCCCCTTCTGGCTGGAAGACCCCGGCAAGCCCGCCGCCCTGCCCGCCCTCACCGGCGACGAGCAGACCGATCTGCTCGTCGTCGGCGGCGGCTACAGCGGACTGTGGACCGCGCTCATCGCCAAGGAGCGCGACCCGCTTCGGGACGTCGTCCTGATCGAGGGCCGCGAGGTGGGCTGGGCCGCCTCGGGCCGCAACGGCGGCTTCTGCGCCGCCTCCCTGACCCACGGGCTCGCCAACGGCCTGGCCCGCTGGCCGGACGACATGCCCAGGCTGGAGGAACTCGGCGCGCGGAACCTCGACGCCATCGAGGCCGCCGTCGCCCGCCACGGCATCGACTGCGAGTTCGAGCGCACCGGTGAGATCGACGTGGCGACCGAGCCCCACCAGCTCGACGAGCTCCGCGAGATGCACGAGGAGGCCGGCCGGCTCGGCTTCGGCGGCCTGGAACTCCTCGACCGGGACGCCGTGCGCGCCGAGGTCGACTCCCCGACCTTCCTCGGCGGCCTGTGGGACCGGGAGGGGGTGGCCATGCTCCACCCGGCCAAGCTGGCCTGGGGCCTCAAGCGGGCCTGTCTCGACCTCGGCGTGAGGATCTACGAGAACACCCGGGCCCTCGACCTCTCCTCCGCCGGCGCCGGCATGGCCGTGCGCACCTCCTACGGGCGGGTCTTCGCCCGCCGGGTCGCGCTCGGCACGAACGTCTTTCCGTCGCTGGTCAAGCGGATCCGCCCGTACACCGTCCCGGTGTACGACTACGCCCTGATGACCGAACCGCTCTCGCCCGAGCAGCGTGCCGCGATCGGCTGGCGCAACCGGCAGGGCCTCGGGGACAGCGCGAACCAGTTCCACTACTTCCGGATCACCGCCGACGACCGGATCCTGTGGGGCGGCTACGACGCCATCTACCCGTACGGCGGGAAGGTCTCCGCCGAGATGGACCACCGGCCGGAGACGTACCTGAAACTGGCGGGGCAGTTCTTCGAGTGCTTCCCGCAACTGGAGGGCCTGCGCTTCACCCACGCCTGGGGCGGCGCGATCGACACCTGCTCCCGCTTCTCGGCGTTCTTCGGCACCGCGCACGGCGGAAGGGTCGCCTATGCCGCCGGTTACACGGGACTCGGCGTCGGCGCCACCCGCTTCGGCGCCGACGTGATGCTCGATCTGCTCGCCGGAGAGCAGACCGAGCGCACCGGGCTGGAGATGGTCCGCCGGAAGCCGCTGCCCTTCCCGCCCGAGCCGGTGGCCTGGGCCGGGATCGGCATCACCAAGTGGTCGCTGGCCCGGGCGGACGCCCGCGGCGGCCGGCGCAATCTGTGGCTGAGGACGATGGACCGCCTCGGCCTCGGCTTCGACAGCTGA
- a CDS encoding ABC transporter permease, whose product MLRLSTTWIRRNLVVIAGVLTLAYLVLPNVIVMVFSFNKPAGRFNYSWREFSTDAWRDPCGVADMCDSLSLSLWIALWATIGATVLGSMIAFALVRYRFRARGAINSLIFLPMAMPEVVMAASLLTLFLNLGAELGPTTILIAHTMFCLSFVVVAVKARVMSMDPRLEEAAKDLYAGPVQTFLRVTLPIAAPGIAAGAMLAFALSFDDFIITNFNSGNTVTFPMFVWGSAQRGTPVQINVIGTAMFALAVIVVVAGQMISGRRRKTALPK is encoded by the coding sequence ATGTTGCGACTCTCAACGACGTGGATACGGCGCAACCTGGTGGTGATCGCGGGTGTGCTCACGCTCGCGTACCTGGTCCTGCCGAACGTCATCGTGATGGTGTTCTCCTTCAACAAGCCGGCCGGGCGCTTCAACTACTCCTGGCGGGAGTTCTCCACCGACGCGTGGCGGGACCCGTGCGGCGTCGCCGACATGTGCGACTCGCTCAGCCTGTCCCTGTGGATCGCGCTGTGGGCGACCATCGGTGCCACGGTCCTCGGCTCGATGATCGCCTTCGCGCTCGTCCGCTACCGCTTCCGGGCCCGCGGGGCGATCAACTCCCTGATCTTCCTGCCCATGGCGATGCCCGAGGTCGTCATGGCTGCCTCGCTGCTGACGCTCTTCCTCAACCTGGGGGCGGAGCTGGGTCCGACGACCATCCTCATCGCGCACACCATGTTCTGCCTCAGCTTCGTCGTGGTGGCGGTCAAGGCCCGGGTGATGTCGATGGACCCGAGGCTGGAGGAGGCCGCCAAGGACCTCTACGCGGGACCGGTGCAGACCTTCCTGAGGGTCACGCTGCCGATCGCCGCGCCCGGCATCGCCGCGGGCGCGATGCTCGCTTTCGCGCTCTCGTTCGACGACTTCATCATCACCAACTTCAACTCGGGCAACACCGTCACCTTCCCGATGTTCGTCTGGGGCTCGGCCCAGCGCGGCACGCCCGTCCAGATCAACGTCATCGGTACGGCCATGTTCGCCCTGGCGGTCATCGTCGTCGTCGCCGGTCAGATGATCAGCGGCCGGCGGAGGAAGACCGCACTGCCCAAGTAG
- a CDS encoding ABC transporter permease: MTVTEAPPASPAPAGTGPVPRKQPVRRKLVPYWLLLPGILWLLVFFALPLVYQASTSVQTGSLEEGYQVTWHFQTYWDALSEYYPQFLRSLLYAGTATILCLLLGYPLAYLIAFKAGRWRNLLLVLVIAPFFTSFLIRTLAWKTILADGGPVVDVLNTVGFLDVTGWLGMTEGNRVLATPLAVVTGLTYNFLPFMILPLYTSLERIDPRLHEAAGDLYARPSTAFRKVTFPLSMPGVVSGTLLTFIPASGDYVNAELLGSTDTRMVGNVIQSQFLRVLDYPTAAALSFILMAVVLIMVTVYIRRAGTEDLV, translated from the coding sequence ATGACCGTCACCGAGGCACCCCCCGCCTCGCCCGCCCCGGCCGGGACGGGGCCGGTACCGCGCAAGCAGCCGGTGCGCCGCAAGCTCGTGCCCTACTGGCTGCTGCTGCCGGGCATCCTGTGGCTGCTGGTCTTCTTCGCCCTGCCGTTGGTCTACCAGGCCTCGACGTCCGTGCAGACCGGTTCCCTGGAGGAGGGCTACCAGGTCACCTGGCACTTCCAGACGTACTGGGACGCGCTGAGCGAGTACTACCCGCAGTTCCTGCGGTCCCTGCTGTACGCCGGCACGGCCACGATCCTGTGCCTGCTGCTCGGCTATCCGCTGGCGTACCTCATCGCGTTCAAGGCGGGACGCTGGCGCAATCTGCTGCTGGTGCTGGTCATCGCACCGTTCTTCACCAGTTTCCTGATCCGCACGCTCGCGTGGAAGACGATCCTCGCGGACGGCGGACCGGTGGTGGACGTCCTCAACACCGTCGGCTTCCTCGACGTCACCGGCTGGCTCGGGATGACCGAGGGCAACCGTGTGCTGGCCACACCTCTCGCCGTGGTCACCGGTCTGACGTACAACTTCCTGCCGTTCATGATCCTGCCGCTCTACACCTCGCTGGAGCGGATCGACCCACGGCTCCACGAGGCGGCGGGGGACCTCTACGCCAGGCCCTCGACCGCCTTCCGCAAGGTGACCTTCCCGCTGTCGATGCCGGGTGTCGTCTCCGGGACGCTGCTGACCTTCATCCCGGCGAGCGGCGACTACGTCAACGCCGAACTGCTCGGCTCCACCGACACCCGGATGGTCGGCAACGTCATCCAGTCGCAGTTCCTGCGGGTGCTCGACTACCCGACCGCGGCCGCGCTGTCGTTCATTCTCATGGCCGTCGTGCTGATCATGGTGACGGTCTACATCCGCCGGGCCGGTACGGAGGATCTCGTCTGA
- a CDS encoding ABC transporter ATP-binding protein, producing MTDKTAGGDVRLTGISKTYGSFTAVHPLDLTVPEGSFFALLGASGCGKTTTLRMIAGLEDPTTGSVFLGDKDVTDLPPYKRPVNTVFQSYALFPHLTIHENVAFGLRRRGIKSVKKQVDEMLELVQLGDKAKHKPHQLSGGQQQRVAVARALINHPQVLLLDEPLGALDLKLRRQMQLELKRIQTEVGITFVHVTHDQEEAMTMADTVAVMNGGRVEQLGAPSDLYENPQTTFVANFLGTSNLIEAEVAEAAGGQVVVTAADAKLRLPAARCATRPRAGGKLLVGVRPEKISLAHADDAGEITEGRNRFTGKIADSSFIGVSTQFVIDSPVCPELEVYVQNVERDPRLVPGAEVVLHWNPEHTFGLDAAQDIDAGVETVEETA from the coding sequence ATGACTGACAAGACAGCGGGCGGAGACGTCCGCCTCACCGGGATCAGCAAGACCTACGGCTCGTTCACGGCCGTGCACCCGCTGGACCTCACCGTCCCCGAAGGCTCGTTCTTCGCCCTGCTCGGCGCCTCCGGCTGCGGCAAGACCACCACGCTGCGGATGATCGCCGGCCTGGAGGACCCGACCACCGGCTCCGTCTTCCTCGGCGACAAGGACGTCACCGACCTCCCGCCGTACAAGCGACCGGTGAACACCGTCTTCCAGAGCTACGCCCTCTTCCCGCACCTGACCATCCACGAGAACGTCGCCTTCGGGCTCCGCCGCCGCGGCATCAAGTCCGTGAAGAAGCAGGTCGACGAGATGCTGGAGCTCGTCCAGCTCGGCGACAAGGCCAAGCACAAGCCCCATCAGCTCTCCGGCGGGCAGCAGCAGCGCGTCGCCGTCGCCCGCGCGCTCATCAACCACCCGCAGGTGCTGCTGCTGGACGAGCCGCTCGGTGCCCTCGACCTCAAGCTGCGCCGCCAGATGCAGCTGGAGCTCAAGCGCATCCAGACCGAGGTCGGCATCACCTTCGTCCACGTCACCCACGACCAGGAGGAGGCCATGACCATGGCCGACACGGTCGCGGTGATGAACGGGGGCCGGGTCGAGCAGCTGGGCGCCCCGTCCGACCTCTACGAGAACCCGCAGACGACGTTCGTCGCCAACTTCCTCGGCACCTCCAACCTCATCGAGGCCGAGGTCGCCGAGGCCGCCGGCGGCCAGGTCGTCGTCACCGCCGCCGACGCCAAGCTGCGGCTGCCCGCCGCGCGCTGCGCCACCCGGCCCCGTGCCGGGGGCAAGCTCCTCGTCGGTGTACGGCCCGAGAAGATATCCCTGGCGCACGCCGACGACGCCGGTGAGATCACCGAGGGGCGCAACCGGTTCACCGGGAAGATCGCGGACTCCAGCTTCATCGGCGTCTCCACCCAGTTCGTCATCGACAGCCCGGTCTGCCCCGAGCTGGAGGTGTACGTGCAGAACGTCGAGCGGGACCCGCGCCTGGTACCCGGCGCGGAGGTCGTCCTGCACTGGAACCCGGAGCACACGTTCGGCCTCGACGCCGCCCAGGACATAGACGCGGGCGTGGAGACGGTGGAGGAGACAGCATGA
- a CDS encoding polyamine ABC transporter substrate-binding protein, giving the protein MKQYQPERLSEAQLAAMRRSLTNGRGALSRRSLLRATGAGALTIGGMGALNACGIPPAKREGAGAAASDDHSAEEKRITFSNWTQYIDISEDEKSHPTLDAFTKRTGISVKYTEDINDNVEFFGKIRPQLAAGQETGRDLINVTDWLAARIIRLGWAQKLDPANLPNAYAHLSPQFRSPDWDPGRAYSYPWTGISTVIAYNSKATGGRRIESVSQLLEDKSLRGRVACLSEMRDTIGMTLLDMGKDPGKVTGDDYNAAIAKVQRAVDTKQIRRFTGNDYTSDLDKGDIAACLAWAGDLVQLRVDNPDIQFVIPDAGYMTSSDNLLVPAKARHKTNAEKLIDYYYELPVAAQLAAYINYVCPVEGVGPELAKIDPALAENTLILPDKAMAAKSHAFRSLSGEEETAYEEKFAKLIGA; this is encoded by the coding sequence ATGAAGCAGTACCAGCCCGAGCGCCTCTCGGAGGCCCAGCTGGCCGCTATGCGGCGGAGCTTGACGAACGGCCGGGGCGCGCTCTCCCGCCGCTCCCTGCTGCGAGCGACGGGCGCAGGCGCGCTCACCATAGGTGGCATGGGCGCGCTGAACGCCTGCGGCATCCCGCCCGCCAAGCGCGAGGGCGCAGGGGCGGCGGCCTCCGACGACCACTCGGCCGAGGAGAAGCGGATCACCTTCTCCAACTGGACGCAGTACATCGACATCAGCGAGGACGAGAAGAGCCACCCGACGCTCGACGCGTTCACCAAGCGCACCGGTATCAGCGTCAAGTACACCGAGGACATCAACGACAACGTCGAGTTCTTCGGCAAGATCAGGCCGCAGCTCGCCGCCGGCCAGGAGACCGGGCGCGACCTGATCAACGTCACCGACTGGCTCGCCGCCCGCATCATCCGCCTCGGCTGGGCGCAGAAACTCGATCCCGCCAACCTGCCGAACGCGTACGCCCACCTGTCGCCGCAGTTCCGCAGCCCGGACTGGGACCCCGGGCGGGCCTACTCCTACCCCTGGACCGGCATCTCCACCGTCATCGCCTACAACTCCAAGGCGACCGGCGGCCGGAGGATCGAGAGCGTCTCCCAGCTGCTGGAGGACAAGTCGCTGCGCGGCCGGGTCGCCTGTCTCTCCGAGATGCGCGACACCATCGGGATGACCCTGCTCGACATGGGCAAGGACCCGGGCAAGGTCACCGGCGACGACTACAACGCGGCGATCGCGAAGGTCCAGCGGGCCGTCGACACCAAGCAGATCCGCCGCTTCACCGGCAACGACTACACCTCGGACCTGGACAAGGGCGACATCGCCGCCTGTCTGGCCTGGGCCGGGGACCTCGTCCAGCTCCGGGTGGACAACCCGGACATCCAGTTCGTCATCCCCGACGCCGGCTACATGACCTCAAGCGACAACCTGCTGGTCCCGGCCAAGGCCCGGCACAAGACCAACGCCGAGAAGCTCATCGACTACTACTACGAGCTCCCGGTCGCGGCCCAGCTCGCCGCCTACATCAACTACGTCTGCCCGGTCGAGGGCGTCGGCCCCGAACTCGCCAAGATCGACCCGGCGCTCGCCGAGAACACGCTGATCCTCCCGGACAAGGCCATGGCCGCGAAGTCCCATGCCTTCCGCTCGCTCAGCGGCGAGGAAGAGACGGCGTACGAAGAGAAGTTCGCCAAGCTCATCGGCGCCTGA